Part of the Solwaraspora sp. WMMA2065 genome is shown below.
AGCCGCTCCGCGGTGACCGTGGTCTCGGTGGTGAAGGTGATCGGCAGCTGCGGTGTGCCGGACACGAGCGCGGTCATCGTGTTACCGCTGCCGCCGTGGTGGACGATCGCGGCGCAACCGGGCAGCAGCAGCCGCAGCGGCATTCGTTCCAGCACCCGGACCCCCGCCGGCACCGCGCCGAGCGCCGCCACGTCCGCCGCCGTGGCGGTGACGACCACCTCGAGGTCGAGACCGTCGAGGCTGGAGATCAGCTCGGGCAGCAGGTAGGAGTTCGGTCCCGACATCGTGGACAGCGCCGTCGACCAGGCGATGCAGACCCGGGGCCGGGCCGGAGTGTCGTGCAGCCAGGCCGGCTCCGGCGCGCAACCGTTGTACGGCACGTACCGCAGCGGCACCCGCTCGCCACCGACCGGCGGGGCGACCGCCGCCGGACACGGGTCGACCACATGGGTGATCAGGTCGAGGCTGAACTCGCCGACACCGTGCCGGGCGAACGAACCGCTGATGTCGGTCGGCACGATCCGCCGGTGCTCCGGCTCGTGGGTGCCCACCGGACCCCACAGGCACAGCAGCGCCGGAACGCCGACCACCCGGGCGGCCAGCAGGCCCTCGAGGCTCGTGGGGTCGTGCAGCACCACGTCCGGTCGCCAGCGGCGGGCGTACTCGACCGCCGCGTCGAAGCCGCGCGCCGCGCGGGCGGCCAGCTCCGGTTCCACGGTACGGCGGTACCCGGCGAGGTCGAACTCGTCCAGGCCGCGCAGCGGCTCGCCGGTCAGCGGATGCAGCGGCAGCCACGGGTAGCGCCACCGGCCCTCGGCGGCTTCCCGGTAGTACTCCAACCGGTTGCTGGTGACGATGTCGACGCCGTCGAGCACCGGCACCGGGATCAGCCCGGTGTTCGACACCGCGGTGGTCTCCGACGCGGGGCACAGCACCCGGACCTCGTGTCCCATGGCCTGCGCGGCCCAACCGACGGCGATCATCGTCGAGTAGTGGGTCGACCACGACGAGACGGTGAACAGCACTCGCATCCTCAGTGACCTCCGGACTTCGCGGGGATCGCCTCGGCGGAGACGAACACCGGGGTGCAGCCGACCGGCAGGTGCACCCGACCGTCGCGGGATGTCACCGGCACCGCACGGCCCAGCGCGTCGACCGCGTACGCCCGCTCCGCCGTCCAGGACCAGTCGAACTGCACGTCGGGCTCGTCCTCGCCGTGGAACGGGTCCCGGTCGATCCAGGTGACCAGCAGCGGTCCACGTCCCGGCCGCCGCACGTCGAACAGGTACTGCTGCGGCCGATCCGCGACCGGGACCCGTTCGACCTGCTCGGCCCCGTCGAGCTGGCCGGCCACCAGGGCGAGTGCCTCGGCGTTGGGATGACGGACCGCGAGCTCGTCGCCGGCGTAGTCCATCAGCGCGAACGTCCGGAACATCACGTCCATCAGCGAGTACGGGTTGGCGAAGCCGGCGGCCTCCGGTGCGAGGTTCCAGCAGGCGGTACGCCGGATACCGACGGAGAACGCCAGCAGGTTGCGCATGACGATCTCCCGGCACGCGATCCGGTAGCGTTTGTCTTCGAGGTCGGGTGGGCAGTCGAGCAGGAACATCTGCAGCGTCGGCGGCAACGTCTCGCGTCGGGCGTACAGCTTGGCGATGGCGTCGTGCTCGGCCTGGCGGCCGTGCCCGCCGGCCGCCTCGGCCGGCTCCTTGAGGATCGCCATCGCCTCCGGGAACAGCGCCGGCCAGGGCCCGTTGTACTCGCCGGCCACCACCGGCTTCTCGTAGCCGAACTTGCGCATCTGGTCGCGGACCGATTCCACGTGCTCGGGGATCATCGTCGTCGGTCCGTACAGATGCAGGTCGAACAGGTCGAAGTGGTCCCGGCCCTGGTCGAGCAGCAGATCGAAGAACCGGCGCTCATGACTGTCCGGTGCCGACAACGGAAGCATGAACGGTGCGCCGCCGAGGACGACGGACGCCTGCGGGTCCACCTTCTTGACCGCCTTGTGCAGCACCTTGAGCTGGGCGAGGTACTCCGGCGCGCTGCCGGCCCACAACAACGCGTTGTCGGTCGGCTCGTTGTCGCACTGCCAGTAGTGCACCCGGCCGGCGCAGTGCCGGACCAGCCGCTCGACGAACTTGCCGTACCGCCGCAGGCTCTTGGCCGGTGACGGCGGCAGCAGCCGGGTCGGTACCCGGGTGGCCCAGGGCGAGCTGGAGCAGACCGTCACCCAGATCTCCTCGGTGCCGTCGAGCTGATCGAACAGGGCGTCGACGACGTCGAAGTCGAACCGGCCGGACACCGGCTCGATCTGCGACCAGTAGACGTACACCCGGATCAGGCCGGCGTTCATGGCGCGGACCTGGGGCACGAAGCGCTCCGGGCGGCCGTACATGCCGTAGCTGATGCCACGGACGACCCCCAGGCGGACTCCGGAGTTGGGCGGCGAAGTGGTCACGATCGCAGGCTCCATGGATCGGCGGCGAGTTGTTCGAGTTGGGTGGTGACGTCGTTGGGGGTGGGGGTGGTGAGTATGTCGTGTTGGACGTTGGTGGCGTGGTGTTGGTAGGTGGGGTCGGTGAGGAGTTGGTGCAGGGCGGTCTTGACGGTGTCGGGGGTGAGGGTGTGTGGGTCGAGGTGGATGCCGGCGTGGCGGTTGTGCAGGTGGGTGCCGAGGTCTTTCTCGTCCCACCAGGGGGCGGGGACGGTGAGGCTGGGGATGCCGTGGACGAGGACGTTGCCGAGGGTGCCGAAGCCGCCGTGGTGGATGATGGCGGTGCAGGTGGGGGCGAGTTCGTTGAGGGGGACGAAGTCGACGGCGCGGACGTTGTCGGGCAGGGTGGTGACGGCGGCGAGTTGGTCGGCGTTGAGGGTGGCGACGAGTTCGATGTCGAGTTCGGCCAGTGCGGTGAGCAGGTCGGCCACGGAGACCAGGTCACCGCCGAGCAGCTCCCGGCCGGACACACCCAGGGACAGGCAGACCCGTGGCCGTCGTGGCGGATCGTAGATCCACCGCGGGATCGCACTCGGTCCGTTGAACGGCACGTACCGCACGGCCAGCCGGTTCACCGACAGCGCCAGCTGCATCCACGCCGGGGTGGGGTCGACCGTGACCTGCCCGGTCATCAGCTCCCTGGCCAGTTCCGGGGTGACCACGGCGTCGACGCCGGCGCGGGCCAGCCGGCCGGTGAGCCAGTCGGCCACCGGGTCGTCGCGCCGGTCGGCGGGCTGCTCGTCGAGCAGCGTCCGGTAGTTGTCGTACATCCGGGATATGTAGTCGATGCCGAACAGCATGCGGGCGTGCGCGGCGCCGCAGGCGCGGGCGGCGACCGCCCCGGCGAAGGTCAACGCGTCCCAGATCACCAGGTCGGGCTGCCAGCCACGGGCGAACTCCACCAGGTCGTCCAGCATCACCTGGTCGGTCAGGTACTCGTAGTCCGCCGAGCAACCCATCGTGAAGGCACCGAGCACGTAGTTCCAGGTGAGGCGCTCCGACCGGGTCTCGGTCATGCCGGAGGTCAGGCTCTCCCAGGTGGCGCCGGTTCCGGCGCTGTCGTCCCCCTTCTCCTGCAACGATCCCATCATGTTGAGCTCGTTGCCGACCGGCACCCCGGTCAGGCCGGTCCGTCCGATGGTCTCCATCAGGTCGGGGTGGCTGGCGACGCAGACCTCGTGGCCGGCGGCGCGCATCGCCCACAGCACCGGCACCAGGTTGTACAGGTGGGGCTTTGTCGCGAACACGGTGGCGAGCACGCGCATGGCGGAATCTCCCGGACGGACTAGGCCCGCGGACCGGCCGCGAGTTGTTCGAGTTGGGTGGTGACGTCGTTGGGGGTGGGGGTGGTGAGTATGTCGTGTTGGACGTTGGTGGCGTGGTGTTGGTAGGTGGGGTCGGTGAGGAGTTGGTGCAGGGCGGTCTTGACGGTGTCGGGGGTGAGGGTGTGTGGGTCGAGGTGGATGCCGGCGTGGCGGTTGTGCAGGTGGGTGCCGAGGTCTTTCTCGTCCCACCAGGGGGCGGGGACGGTGAGGCTGGGGATGCCGTGGACGAGGACGTTGCCGAGGGTGCCGAAGCCGCCGTGGTGGATGATGGCGGTGCAGGTGGGGGCGAGTTCGTTGAGGGGGACGAAGTCGACGGCGCGGACGTTGTCGGGCAGGGTGGTGACGGCGGCGAGTTGGTCGGCGTTGAGGGTGGCGACGAGTTCGATGTCGAGTTCGGCCAGTGCGGTGAGCAGGTCGGCCACGGAGACCAGGTCACCGCCGAACAGGTCCCGTCCCGACATGCCCAGGGACAGGCAGACCCGTGGCCGGCGTGGCGGATCGTAGATCCACTGCGGAACGCTGGCCGCACCGTTGAACGGGACGAACCGTACCGGCAGGACCGGCAGGCCGAGCGGTAGCTGCATCCACGCCGGGGTGGGGTCGATCGTGACCTGCCCGGTCATCAGCTCCAGCGCGTCCGACGGGTCGAATTCGCAGCCGTAGCGGCCGAGTCGGCCGGTGAGCCAGTCGGCCACCGGGTCGTCGCGCCGGTCGGCGGGCTGCTCGTCGCGCAGCGCCACGAAGTGTCCGTACATCTGGGTGATGTAGTCGATGCCGAACAGCATGCGGGCGTGCGCGGCGCCGCAGGCGCGGGCGGCGACCGCCCCGGAGAAGGTCAACGCGTCCCACACCACCAGGTCGGGCTGCCAGCCACGGGCGAACTCCACCAGGTCGTCCAGCACCGTCTGACCGGCGAAGAACTCGTACTCGACCGCGCACGCGACAGTGAGCGCGCCGAGGGCGTGCTCCCAGGTCGGCTCCTCGCCCGCGGCGACGAGCATGCCACCGCCGTGTGCCCGGAACGTCTGCCCGCGGGGGCCGTGCTCCGACCGGCCCATGCCGAGCGGGTCACCGACCGCCACCGCGGTCAGCCCGGCGTTGGTGATCGCCTCGACCAGGTCCGGTTGGCTGGCCACCCGCACCTCGTGCCCGGCGGCCTGCAGTGCCCACGCCATGGGAACCACGTTGTACAGGTGGGTCTTGACGGCGATGACGGTGACCAGGACACGCATTGCGGTTCACCTGCTTCCGACTGGCTGGGGATCGGCGGCGCGGTGCCGCGCCGCCAGCCGCTCCAGCTGCGGGA
Proteins encoded:
- a CDS encoding nucleotide disphospho-sugar-binding domain-containing protein, translated to MRVLFTVSSWSTHYSTMIAVGWAAQAMGHEVRVLCPASETTAVSNTGLIPVPVLDGVDIVTSNRLEYYREAAEGRWRYPWLPLHPLTGEPLRGLDEFDLAGYRRTVEPELAARAARGFDAAVEYARRWRPDVVLHDPTSLEGLLAARVVGVPALLCLWGPVGTHEPEHRRIVPTDISGSFARHGVGEFSLDLITHVVDPCPAAVAPPVGGERVPLRYVPYNGCAPEPAWLHDTPARPRVCIAWSTALSTMSGPNSYLLPELISSLDGLDLEVVVTATAADVAALGAVPAGVRVLERMPLRLLLPGCAAIVHHGGSGNTMTALVSGTPQLPITFTTETTVTAERLHTAGVGIHLQGDLADRQRVRDAVLALVSDPGYRARAGEVRDEIRLRPTPVDLVTNLEKLAGG
- a CDS encoding activator-dependent family glycosyltransferase, whose amino-acid sequence is MRVLATVFATKPHLYNLVPVLWAMRAAGHEVCVASHPDLMETIGRTGLTGVPVGNELNMMGSLQEKGDDSAGTGATWESLTSGMTETRSERLTWNYVLGAFTMGCSADYEYLTDQVMLDDLVEFARGWQPDLVIWDALTFAGAVAARACGAAHARMLFGIDYISRMYDNYRTLLDEQPADRRDDPVADWLTGRLARAGVDAVVTPELARELMTGQVTVDPTPAWMQLALSVNRLAVRYVPFNGPSAIPRWIYDPPRRPRVCLSLGVSGRELLGGDLVSVADLLTALAELDIELVATLNADQLAAVTTLPDNVRAVDFVPLNELAPTCTAIIHHGGFGTLGNVLVHGIPSLTVPAPWWDEKDLGTHLHNRHAGIHLDPHTLTPDTVKTALHQLLTDPTYQHHATNVQHDILTTPTPNDVTTQLEQLAADPWSLRS
- a CDS encoding activator-dependent family glycosyltransferase, with amino-acid sequence MRVLVTVIAVKTHLYNVVPMAWALQAAGHEVRVASQPDLVEAITNAGLTAVAVGDPLGMGRSEHGPRGQTFRAHGGGMLVAAGEEPTWEHALGALTVACAVEYEFFAGQTVLDDLVEFARGWQPDLVVWDALTFSGAVAARACGAAHARMLFGIDYITQMYGHFVALRDEQPADRRDDPVADWLTGRLGRYGCEFDPSDALELMTGQVTIDPTPAWMQLPLGLPVLPVRFVPFNGAASVPQWIYDPPRRPRVCLSLGMSGRDLFGGDLVSVADLLTALAELDIELVATLNADQLAAVTTLPDNVRAVDFVPLNELAPTCTAIIHHGGFGTLGNVLVHGIPSLTVPAPWWDEKDLGTHLHNRHAGIHLDPHTLTPDTVKTALHQLLTDPTYQHHATNVQHDILTTPTPNDVTTQLEQLAAGPRA